In one Arthrobacter jinronghuae genomic region, the following are encoded:
- a CDS encoding ABC transporter ATP-binding protein — MDDTRPIAQGEIGPGCAKRDPILVAENVTRTYGGINAVDVEHVEIPRHKITALIGPNGAGKTTLFNLLTGFDTPQSGAWQFEGKDLAGVSAYKVARLGMVRTFQLTKVMGKLTVLENMRLGATAQPGESLRRALLPPLWRQREKEITEQADVLLAKFKLDTKRSDYAASLSGGQRKLLEMARALMVRPKLVMLDEPMAGVNPALTQSLLDHIKNLKAEGMTVLFVEHDMHMVRHIADWVVVMAEGKVVAEGPPSEVMKDQAVIDAYLGAHHDVDLADSEGFEKLEAELEQDAESSVGTEPAVQSAGASARRHDERKDQA, encoded by the coding sequence ATGGACGACACCCGTCCCATCGCACAAGGTGAGATCGGCCCGGGATGTGCCAAGCGGGATCCGATCCTGGTGGCGGAAAACGTCACCCGGACCTACGGCGGAATCAACGCCGTGGATGTGGAGCACGTGGAGATTCCGCGGCATAAGATCACCGCACTGATCGGCCCCAACGGTGCCGGGAAAACGACTCTTTTCAACCTGCTGACCGGCTTCGACACGCCCCAGTCGGGCGCCTGGCAGTTCGAGGGCAAAGACCTGGCCGGGGTTTCCGCCTACAAGGTGGCACGCCTCGGCATGGTCCGCACATTCCAGCTGACCAAGGTCATGGGCAAGCTGACCGTCTTGGAGAACATGCGCCTGGGTGCCACAGCCCAGCCGGGGGAATCCCTCAGACGGGCGCTCCTGCCTCCGCTGTGGCGCCAGCGGGAAAAGGAGATTACCGAGCAGGCCGACGTCCTGCTGGCCAAGTTCAAGCTGGACACCAAGCGGAGCGACTATGCAGCGTCTCTCTCCGGCGGCCAGCGCAAGCTGCTGGAGATGGCCCGGGCCCTGATGGTCCGCCCCAAACTGGTCATGCTGGATGAGCCCATGGCCGGCGTGAACCCTGCGCTGACCCAGTCCCTGCTGGACCACATCAAGAACCTAAAGGCCGAGGGCATGACCGTCCTGTTCGTCGAGCACGACATGCACATGGTCCGCCACATTGCCGACTGGGTGGTGGTCATGGCCGAAGGCAAGGTGGTGGCCGAGGGACCGCCTTCCGAGGTCATGAAGGACCAGGCCGTGATCGACGCCTACCTGGGCGCCCATCACGACGTGGACCTCGCCGATTCGGAGGGTTTCGAAAAGCTCGAAGCGGAGCTGGAGCAGGACGCCGAGTCATCGGTGGGAACCGAACCCGCCGTCCAATCTGCCGGGGCATCGGCCCGGCGCCACGACGAACGGAAGGACCAGGCATGA
- a CDS encoding branched-chain amino acid ABC transporter permease, protein MDFANILLGAFTEIISPTTAAYALAALGLAVHFGYTGLLNFGQAGFMAVGAYGFAIPILSFNAPLPLALLIALLASAVFAVILGIPTLRLRADYLAIVTIAAAEIIRYVVTTNSMTPVTGSANGLAAFTGSFYALNPIPDGSYSLGPVSMNERDLWIRLVAWTLVALACLLVWMLIRSPWGRVLKGIREDENAVRALGKNVYAYKMQALVIGGLLGSLAGIIFTLPRDAVQPANYGTELTFYLYTALLLGGMSTVLGPVLGSMIFWAILSVTQGLLYGAIESGYITFITTTQAGQIRYILVGVALMLLMIFRPQGILGNKKELSFA, encoded by the coding sequence ATGGATTTCGCCAATATTCTTCTCGGTGCCTTCACCGAAATCATCAGCCCCACCACGGCCGCGTACGCACTGGCCGCCCTCGGGCTGGCCGTGCACTTCGGCTACACCGGCCTGCTGAACTTCGGCCAGGCCGGATTCATGGCCGTCGGCGCCTACGGCTTCGCCATACCGATCCTCTCCTTCAACGCCCCGCTGCCGCTGGCGCTGCTGATCGCCCTGCTGGCATCCGCGGTGTTTGCCGTCATCCTGGGCATCCCCACGCTGCGTCTCCGTGCGGACTACCTTGCCATCGTTACCATTGCCGCCGCCGAGATCATCCGGTACGTCGTCACCACCAACTCCATGACACCGGTGACCGGATCCGCCAACGGCCTGGCCGCCTTTACCGGCAGCTTCTATGCCCTCAACCCGATACCGGACGGCTCCTACAGCCTCGGCCCCGTCTCCATGAACGAGCGGGACCTCTGGATCCGCCTGGTGGCCTGGACCCTGGTGGCCCTCGCCTGCCTCCTGGTGTGGATGCTGATCCGCAGTCCCTGGGGCCGCGTGCTCAAGGGCATCAGGGAGGACGAGAATGCCGTCCGCGCCCTGGGCAAGAACGTGTACGCCTACAAAATGCAGGCGCTGGTCATCGGCGGCCTCCTGGGCTCGCTGGCCGGAATCATCTTCACCCTCCCCCGGGACGCCGTGCAGCCGGCAAACTACGGGACCGAGCTGACCTTCTACCTCTACACCGCCCTTCTCCTGGGCGGAATGTCCACCGTGCTCGGACCGGTTCTGGGGTCGATGATCTTCTGGGCCATCCTCTCCGTCACACAGGGTCTGCTCTACGGTGCCATTGAATCCGGGTACATCACGTTCATCACCACTACCCAGGCAGGCCAGATCCGCTACATCCTTGTAGGCGTAGCCCTGATGCTGCTGATGATCTTCCGGCCCCAGGGCATTCTGGGCAACAAGAAGGAGCTGTCGTTCGCATGA
- a CDS encoding branched-chain amino acid ABC transporter permease, translating into MLAAVAAMFAALLLSAPAASATTATPDASPSATSPDSGADYPDRISGVIKNEGTPLEGVKITANGNGYEGEAVTGANGSWSIGVPQQGAYEVELDESTLPEGVALAEGQQNPRTVTFANTTNITTLFLLGEGIVLQEESFGSLLLERAVAGLSFGLLLALSAVGLSLIFGTTGLTNFAHGEMVTLGAILAFAFASLGMPLWVALPLAVLGGAAFGYVQDAGIWKPLRRRGTGLVPMMIVSIGLAVAVRYTVLFFFGGGTQQLPGSQSPILELGPVSIPRNTLVSLIVSLAVILVVALLLLRTRIGKATRAVADNPALAAASGIDVDRVIRLVWVIGGALAAMGGILWAYYRPGVSFNMGQQILLLIFAGVTLGGLGTVFGALVGSVLVGLFVEISTLWLEADLKYVGALVIMILVLLVRPQGLLGRRERIG; encoded by the coding sequence ATGCTGGCGGCCGTGGCAGCAATGTTTGCTGCCCTGCTGCTCTCGGCTCCAGCCGCGTCCGCAACCACTGCAACGCCTGACGCCTCGCCGTCAGCCACAAGTCCCGACTCCGGGGCGGACTACCCCGATCGGATCAGCGGCGTCATCAAGAATGAGGGCACTCCGCTCGAGGGGGTGAAAATCACCGCGAACGGCAACGGGTACGAGGGCGAAGCCGTCACCGGGGCAAACGGCTCCTGGTCCATCGGCGTCCCGCAGCAGGGCGCCTATGAAGTGGAGCTGGACGAATCCACCCTTCCGGAGGGTGTCGCCCTGGCGGAAGGCCAGCAGAACCCGCGCACCGTCACCTTCGCCAACACCACCAACATCACCACGCTGTTCCTGCTGGGTGAAGGCATCGTGCTGCAGGAGGAAAGCTTCGGGTCCCTGCTGCTCGAGCGCGCCGTGGCTGGCCTGAGCTTCGGACTCCTGCTGGCGCTGAGCGCCGTCGGTCTCTCGCTGATCTTCGGCACCACCGGCCTGACCAACTTCGCCCATGGGGAAATGGTGACTCTGGGCGCCATCCTTGCCTTCGCCTTCGCCTCACTGGGCATGCCGCTCTGGGTCGCGCTTCCGCTGGCGGTACTGGGCGGCGCGGCCTTTGGCTATGTGCAGGACGCCGGAATCTGGAAGCCGCTGCGACGCCGCGGCACCGGCCTGGTGCCCATGATGATCGTCAGCATCGGCCTCGCCGTGGCAGTGCGCTACACCGTCCTGTTCTTCTTCGGCGGCGGAACCCAGCAGCTGCCGGGCTCCCAGAGCCCGATATTGGAACTCGGCCCCGTGTCCATCCCCCGGAATACCCTGGTGTCCCTGATCGTCAGCCTGGCCGTCATCCTGGTGGTCGCGCTCCTGCTGCTGCGCACCCGGATCGGCAAGGCCACCCGGGCAGTGGCGGACAACCCCGCCCTGGCCGCGGCGTCGGGCATTGACGTGGATCGGGTCATCCGGCTCGTCTGGGTCATCGGTGGAGCCCTTGCCGCCATGGGCGGCATCCTCTGGGCGTACTACCGGCCGGGCGTTTCCTTCAACATGGGCCAGCAGATCCTGCTGCTGATCTTCGCCGGAGTGACCCTGGGCGGTCTCGGCACGGTCTTCGGCGCACTGGTCGGATCCGTCCTGGTAGGCCTCTTCGTGGAAATCTCCACCCTCTGGCTGGAGGCGGACCTGAAATACGTGGGCGCCCTGGTCATCATGATTCTTGTCCTGCTGGTCCGGCCGCAGGGACTCCTCGGCCGCCGCGAGCGCATAGGTTAG